From Solanum lycopersicum chromosome 8, SLM_r2.1, the proteins below share one genomic window:
- the LOC101259064 gene encoding polyphenol oxidase F, chloroplastic translates to MSSSTPNTLPLLSTNKSLSSPFTNNHSTFLSKPSQPFLHGRRCQSFKVSCNVGEHDKNLDAVDRRNVLLGLGGFYGAANLAPLASAAPIPPPDLKSCGVAHIDDKGTEVSYSCCPPVPDDIDSVPYYKFPPMTKLRIRPPAHAADEEYVAKYQLATSRMRELDKDPFDPLGFKQQANIHCAYCNGAYKIGGKELQVHFSWLFFPFHRWYLYFYERILGSLINDPTFALPYWNWDHPKGMRIPPMFDREGSSLYDEKRNQNHRNGTIIDLGHFGKDVETPQLQIMTNNLTLMYRQMVTNAPCPSQFFGAAYPLGSDPEPGMGTIENIPHTPVHIWTGDSPRQGHGEDMGNFYSAGLDPLFYCHHANVDRMWNEWKLIGGKRRDLSNKDWLNSEFFFYDENRNPYRVKVRDCLDSKKMGFDYAPMPTPWRNFKPIRRSSSGKVNTASIAPVSKVFPLAKLDRAISFSITRPASSRTTQEKNEQEEILTFNKMAYDDTKYVRFDVFLNVDKTVNAEELDKAEFAGSYTSLPHVHGNNDNHVKDVTFTLAITELLEDIGLEDEDTIAVTLVPKVGGEGVSIESVEIKLEDC, encoded by the coding sequence AACCACTCTACTTTCTTATCAAAACCCTCTCAACCTTTCCTCCATGGAAGGCGCTGTCAAAGTTTCAAGGTTTCATGCAACGTTGGCGAGCATGACAAAAACCTTGACGCTGTTGATAGGAGAAATGTTCTTTTAGGGTTAGGAGGTTTTTATGGTGCAGCTAATCTTGCACCATTAGCCTCTGCTGCTCCTATACCACCACCTGATCTCAAATCTTGTGGTGTTGCCCATATAGATGATAAAGGTACTGAAGTCTCATACAGTTGTTGCCCTCCTGTACCTGATGATATCGATAGCGTTCCGTACTACAAGTTCCCTCCTATGACGAAACTCCGCATCCGCCCCCCTGCTCATGCGGCGGATGAGGAGTACGTAGCCAAGTATCAATTGGCTACAAGTCGAATGAGGGAACTTGATAAAGACCCTTTTGACCCTCTTGGGTTTAAACAACAAGCTAATATTCATTGTGCTTATTGTAACGGTGCTTATAAAATTGGTGGTAAAGAATTGCAAGTTCATTTCTCGTGGCTTTTCTTTCCGTTCCATAGATGGTACTTGTACTTTTACGAAAGGATATTGGGGTCACTTATTAATGATCCAACTTTTGCTTTACCTTACTGGAATTGGGATCATCCAAAAGGTATGCGTATACCTCCCATGTTTGATCGTGAGGGTTCATCTCTTTACGATGAGAAACGTAACCAAAATCATCGCAATGGAACTATTATTGATCTTGGTCATTTTGGTAAGGACGTCGAAACACCTCAGCTACAGATAATGACTAATAATTTAACACTAATGTACCGTCAAATGGTTACTAATGCTCCTTGCCCGTCTCAATTCTTCGGTGCTGCTTACCCTCTGGGTTCTGATCCAGAACCAGGCATGGGTACTATTGAGAATATTCCTCATACACCGGTCCATATCTGGACCGGTGATAGTCCTAGACAAGGACACGGTGAAGACATGGGTAATTTCTATTCAGCTGGTTTAGACCCGCTTTTCTACTGTCACCATGCTAATGTGGACAGGATGTGGAACGAGTGGAAATTAATTGGCGGGAAAAGAAGGGATTTATCAAATAAAGATTGGTTGAACTCTGAATTCTTTTTCTACGATGAAAATCGTAACCCTTACCGCGTGAAAGTCCGTGATTGTTTGGATAGTAAAAAAATGGGATTCGATTACGCGCCAATGCCCACTCCATGGCGTAATTTCAAACCAATCAGAAGGTCATCATCAGGAAAAGTGAATACAGCGTCAATTGCACCAGTTAGCAAGGTGTTCCCACTGGCCAAGCTGGACCGTGCGATTTCGTTCTCGATCACGCGGCCAGCTTCGTCAAGGACAACACAAGAGAAAAATGAGCAGGAGGAGATTCTGACATTCAATAAAATGGCATATGATGATACGAAGTATGTAAGGTTCGATGTGTTTTTGAACGTGGACAAGACTGTGAATGCAGAAGAACTTGATAAGGCGGAGTTTGCGGGGAGTTATACTAGCTTGCCTCATGTTCATggaaataatgataatcatgTTAAGGATGTTACTTTTACGCTGGCGATAACTGAACTGTTGGAGGATATTGGATTGGAAGATGAAGATACAATTGCGGTAACTTTGGTTCCAAAAGTTGGTGGTGAAGGTGTATCCATTGAAAGTGTGGAGATCAAGCTTGAGGATTGTTAA